One genomic window of uncultured Erythrobacter sp. includes the following:
- the rplD gene encoding 50S ribosomal protein L4, translating into MKIKVQNIDGTAVKGADIELSDDVFGIEPRADILHRVVTWQLENRRGTARPTRERSDVARTGKKFGKQKGGGTARHGDRAAPIFIGGGKAHGARKRDFEQSLNKKIRALGLKMALSSKAKDGLIVVDTLALAEAKTKVLKGHLAKAGFAGKVLVIDGEQVDAGFKKAAGNLPGINVMPAMGANVYDILNHDTLVLTKAAVEKLEARFNG; encoded by the coding sequence ATGAAGATCAAGGTTCAGAACATCGACGGTACTGCGGTCAAGGGCGCCGACATCGAGCTTTCGGACGACGTGTTCGGCATCGAGCCGCGCGCTGACATCCTTCACCGGGTCGTGACCTGGCAGCTTGAGAACCGCCGCGGCACTGCCCGCCCGACGCGTGAGCGTTCGGACGTGGCCCGCACCGGCAAGAAGTTCGGCAAGCAGAAGGGCGGCGGCACCGCTCGTCACGGCGACCGCGCAGCGCCGATCTTCATCGGCGGCGGTAAGGCCCACGGCGCGCGCAAGCGTGACTTCGAGCAGTCGCTCAACAAGAAGATCCGTGCGCTCGGCCTCAAGATGGCGCTTTCGAGCAAGGCCAAGGACGGTCTCATCGTGGTCGACACGCTGGCACTCGCCGAAGCCAAGACCAAGGTCCTCAAGGGCCACCTCGCCAAGGCCGGCTTTGCGGGCAAGGTGCTGGTGATCGACGGCGAACAGGTTGACGCAGGCTTCAAGAAGGCTGCCGGTAACCTGCCGGGCATCAACGTGATGCCGGCCATGGGCGCCAACGTCTATGACATCCTCAACCACGACACTCTGGTGCTGACCAAGGCCGCTGTCGAAAAGCTGGAGGCACGGTTCAATGGCTAA
- a CDS encoding AAA family ATPase → MESSRNNTKARLTQVTIHGLYGSDQPICLGFAGSTPSNDPVTILYGDNGSGKTTILKLLYAALSPEDNAGHRGFLGRAHFQKIAIEFEGAQRIEIHKSEEKSYEYRFLGGAEDFTATVHMSENSIAPRSLNPSTDKIVAALNAIAPPMIIVSDYRTIKSSQQPWDLNISIREIRQEIEWERRNRSNSYANDAEIEVLSTAALERLIAIAQRNLLSSAMSSNARANTEASQIYLQITQTIADPKFGENNNKIVGEKQKLMNRLAGVASQAESQARFGLMDSTNLGPMIDQLAQTDNANALSALIPILKPYVASLEQRLEANAELTLVLQTFSDKLNSFFRRKSVNLHLRNLFEIRNSASDRVDVGMLSSGERHLLSLFTVALLSRDTDSLVLIDEPEISLNYIWQRNIIQSLLDISSHRTHFVVASHSFEVISSYRKNVVNISDY, encoded by the coding sequence ATGGAAAGCAGCCGTAATAACACCAAAGCACGCCTTACCCAGGTAACGATCCACGGTCTTTATGGATCCGATCAACCTATATGCCTAGGCTTTGCCGGATCAACTCCTTCCAACGATCCAGTTACAATCCTGTACGGGGACAATGGATCTGGAAAAACGACAATCTTGAAGCTCCTTTATGCAGCCCTTTCGCCAGAGGATAATGCGGGGCATCGGGGCTTCTTGGGTAGGGCTCATTTTCAGAAAATTGCCATTGAATTTGAAGGCGCGCAGCGGATAGAAATCCATAAATCTGAAGAAAAATCGTATGAGTATCGTTTTCTGGGCGGCGCCGAAGACTTTACGGCCACCGTCCATATGAGCGAAAATTCGATCGCTCCACGTTCATTGAACCCCTCGACCGACAAAATCGTTGCTGCGCTCAACGCGATCGCTCCTCCTATGATAATCGTAAGTGACTACCGAACAATAAAATCCTCACAGCAGCCCTGGGATTTAAATATAAGTATTAGAGAGATCAGGCAAGAAATCGAATGGGAGCGCCGAAATCGTAGTAACTCCTACGCAAACGACGCGGAAATTGAGGTTCTTTCAACGGCGGCGCTCGAGCGCCTTATAGCCATAGCGCAGCGAAATCTTCTTTCTTCCGCAATGTCAAGCAACGCTCGCGCCAATACAGAAGCAAGCCAAATTTATTTGCAAATTACTCAGACGATTGCTGACCCAAAATTTGGCGAAAATAATAATAAAATTGTGGGTGAAAAACAAAAGCTAATGAATAGATTGGCAGGCGTCGCGTCTCAGGCTGAGAGCCAAGCGCGTTTTGGTCTCATGGACTCTACCAACCTTGGCCCAATGATCGACCAACTCGCGCAAACAGACAATGCCAATGCACTGTCAGCACTCATTCCAATCCTCAAACCTTATGTAGCTTCTTTAGAACAGCGACTGGAAGCAAACGCTGAACTCACCCTTGTTCTGCAAACATTTTCCGATAAACTAAACTCCTTTTTCAGACGAAAATCAGTTAATCTTCATCTGAGAAATCTATTTGAGATCAGGAATAGCGCATCAGACCGGGTCGACGTGGGCATGCTTTCCTCCGGTGAGAGGCATCTTCTTTCACTCTTCACAGTGGCTCTTTTGTCGCGCGACACGGACTCTCTCGTTTTGATTGACGAACCTGAGATTTCTCTAAATTATATTTGGCAGCGCAACATAATTCAGAGCCTTCTAGACATATCTAGCCACAGAACTCATTTTGTCGTTGCATCTCATTCTTTTGAAGTGATTTCTTCATATCGCAAAAACGTCGTAAACATTAGCGACTACTAA
- the tuf gene encoding elongation factor Tu, which translates to MAKEKFQRNKPHCNIGTIGHVDHGKTTLTAAITKVMAETYGGAAVDFANIDKAPEERERGITISTAHVEYESAARHYAHVDCPGHADYVKNMITGAAQMDGAILVVNAADGPMPQTREHILLARQVGVPALVVYMNKVDQVDDEEILELVELEVRELLSSYDFDGDNIPIIKGSALAALEGRDDNIGKDSVIALIEAVDSFIPQPDRPVDKPFLMPIEDVFSISGRGTVVTGRIETGIVNVGEEVEIVGIKDTRKTTVTGVEMFRKLLDRGEAGDNVGALIRGVAREDVERGQVLCKPGTVKPHTEFEAEVYVLSKDEGGRHTPFFANYRPQFYFRTTDVTGEVILPEGTEMVMPGDNVSIGVKLIAPIAMDEGLRFAIREGGRTVGSGVVAKITK; encoded by the coding sequence ATGGCTAAGGAAAAGTTCCAGCGGAATAAGCCGCACTGCAACATCGGCACCATCGGTCACGTTGACCACGGCAAGACCACGCTGACCGCCGCGATCACCAAGGTGATGGCTGAAACCTACGGCGGCGCTGCTGTCGATTTCGCCAACATCGACAAGGCTCCGGAAGAGCGTGAGCGCGGGATCACCATCTCGACCGCCCACGTCGAGTACGAATCGGCTGCGCGTCACTACGCTCACGTCGATTGCCCGGGTCACGCTGACTATGTGAAGAACATGATCACCGGTGCCGCCCAGATGGACGGCGCGATCCTCGTGGTGAACGCTGCTGACGGCCCGATGCCCCAGACCCGTGAGCACATCCTGCTCGCCCGTCAGGTCGGCGTGCCGGCGCTGGTCGTGTACATGAACAAGGTCGATCAGGTCGATGACGAGGAAATCCTCGAACTCGTCGAACTGGAAGTCCGCGAACTGCTGTCGTCGTACGACTTTGACGGTGATAACATTCCGATCATCAAGGGTTCGGCTCTGGCCGCTCTCGAAGGTCGCGATGACAACATCGGCAAGGATTCGGTGATTGCGCTGATCGAAGCTGTCGACAGCTTCATTCCGCAGCCCGACCGTCCGGTCGACAAGCCGTTCCTGATGCCGATCGAAGACGTGTTCTCGATCTCGGGTCGCGGCACCGTGGTGACCGGCCGTATCGAAACCGGCATCGTCAACGTGGGCGAAGAAGTCGAAATCGTCGGCATCAAGGACACCCGCAAGACCACCGTCACCGGCGTGGAAATGTTCCGCAAGCTGCTCGATCGCGGTGAAGCTGGCGACAACGTCGGCGCCCTGATCCGCGGCGTCGCCCGTGAAGACGTTGAGCGTGGCCAGGTTCTCTGCAAGCCCGGTACGGTCAAGCCGCACACCGAGTTCGAAGCCGAAGTCTACGTGCTGTCGAAGGATGAAGGTGGCCGTCACACGCCGTTCTTCGCCAACTACCGCCCGCAGTTCTACTTCCGCACGACCGACGTGACCGGCGAAGTGATCCTTCCCGAAGGCACCGAAATGGTGATGCCGGGCGATAACGTTTCGATCGGCGTCAAGCTGATCGCACCGATCGCCATGGACGAAGGTCTGCGCTTCGCAATCCGCGAAGGTGGCCGCACCGTGGGTTCGGGCGTCGTTGCCAAGATCACCAAGTAA
- a CDS encoding M15 family metallopeptidase, whose amino-acid sequence MPAPGSITAAPVTRRAALTGIGGGISAALLAGCAGTRGPAPAPALALPIDHAADLTPDLVDLARFDPRFRFDIRYATPANFMGRVLYPLPRAVAQRPVAEALTRLQTRAEAAGYGLLIFDAYRPWRITRMMWEETPPEKREFVADPRTGSRHNRGCSIDLTLHRGGGEVAMPSPYDDFTPAAYRSNIAVPAKALELSRMLEVWMVAEGFVPLANEWWHYDWADWRRYPIMDVPLEAVTAG is encoded by the coding sequence ATGCCTGCCCCAGGATCGATCACCGCAGCTCCCGTCACCCGCCGCGCGGCGCTGACAGGGATCGGAGGAGGCATCAGTGCGGCCTTACTGGCAGGCTGCGCTGGCACGCGTGGTCCTGCCCCTGCGCCCGCCCTCGCTCTCCCCATCGACCACGCCGCCGACCTCACACCCGACTTGGTCGATCTCGCACGCTTCGATCCGCGGTTCAGGTTTGATATCCGTTATGCGACGCCGGCCAACTTCATGGGCCGGGTGCTCTACCCCCTCCCCCGCGCCGTGGCCCAGCGTCCGGTCGCCGAAGCCTTAACCAGACTGCAGACCCGGGCCGAGGCTGCGGGCTATGGCCTGCTGATCTTCGATGCCTATCGCCCCTGGCGCATCACGCGGATGATGTGGGAGGAAACCCCGCCGGAGAAACGCGAATTCGTTGCCGATCCGCGCACCGGATCGCGGCACAATCGCGGCTGTTCCATCGACCTTACGCTGCACCGGGGCGGCGGCGAGGTCGCGATGCCGAGCCCCTATGACGATTTCACCCCGGCCGCCTATCGCAGCAACATCGCCGTCCCGGCCAAGGCGCTGGAACTGAGCCGGATGCTTGAGGTATGGATGGTCGCCGAAGGCTTCGTCCCCCTTGCCAACGAATGGTGGCACTATGACTGGGCCGACTGGCGGCGCTATCCGATCATGGATGTGCCG
- the rplB gene encoding 50S ribosomal protein L2, translating to MALKNYKPTSPARRGLILVDKSALWKGKPVKALTEGKHKTGGRNNKGHVTSRGIAGGHKQKYRFIDFKRRKWDMPATVERLEYDPNRTAFIALVKYEDGEQAYIIAPQRLAVGDTVVAGEKTDTKPGNAMLLGQMPVGTICHNVEMKPGKGGQIARSAGTYVQVVGRDRAMVIVRLNSGEQRYLRADCMGTVGAVSNPDNGNQNFAKAGRKRWMGVRPLTRGVAKNPVDHPHGGGEGRTSGGRHPVTPWGKPTKGARTRHNKQTDKMIIRSRHAKKKR from the coding sequence ATGGCACTCAAGAACTATAAACCGACCAGTCCCGCTCGCCGCGGTCTGATTCTGGTCGACAAGTCGGCCCTGTGGAAGGGCAAGCCGGTCAAGGCGCTTACCGAAGGTAAGCACAAGACCGGTGGCCGTAACAACAAGGGCCATGTCACCTCGCGTGGCATCGCCGGTGGTCACAAGCAGAAGTACCGTTTCATCGACTTCAAGCGTCGTAAGTGGGATATGCCTGCCACCGTCGAGCGTCTGGAATATGACCCGAACCGCACCGCCTTCATCGCACTGGTGAAGTACGAAGATGGTGAGCAGGCCTACATCATCGCTCCGCAGCGTCTCGCCGTTGGTGACACTGTTGTAGCTGGTGAGAAGACCGACACCAAGCCGGGCAACGCCATGTTGCTGGGTCAGATGCCGGTCGGCACCATTTGCCACAACGTGGAAATGAAGCCGGGCAAGGGTGGTCAGATCGCCCGTTCGGCCGGCACTTATGTGCAGGTCGTCGGTCGTGACCGCGCGATGGTCATCGTTCGCCTGAACTCGGGTGAGCAGCGTTACCTGCGCGCCGATTGCATGGGCACTGTGGGCGCCGTGTCGAACCCCGACAACGGCAACCAGAACTTTGCCAAGGCAGGCCGCAAGCGTTGGATGGGCGTCCGCCCGCTGACTCGCGGTGTTGCGAAGAACCCGGTCGACCACCCGCACGGTGGTGGTGAAGGCCGGACCTCAGGCGGTCGCCATCCGGTGACCCCGTGGGGCAAGCCGACCAAGGGTGCCCGTACGCGCCATAACAAGCAGACGGACAAGATGATCATCCGTTCGCGTCACGCGAAGAAGAAGAGGTAA
- a CDS encoding LysR family transcriptional regulator has translation MKRTHLPLNALRVFDAAARHLSFTRAADELAVTPAAVGQQIRALEDVLGVVLFRRTSKGLELTPEGEAGLDPLREGFMRFEESVAAMQAGQASDRYTIAVPREFYAEWLAPRLAKFQAGTPGVQYILAPDEHADFTEANLDLAIRLVDGPGELQGVQLAPAMRVTVAAPEYREAWIDWPGMTLPDGIKPCIRAGSPGQALASALAGMGRTILPLALAERAIASGTLTALTEPEPGTRAYWLLAPPPQWRSKKVRALVGYLAAD, from the coding sequence GTGAAGCGCACCCACTTGCCCCTCAACGCCTTGCGCGTGTTCGATGCCGCCGCGCGGCACCTCTCCTTTACCCGTGCTGCGGACGAGCTGGCGGTCACCCCCGCCGCCGTCGGCCAGCAGATCCGCGCGCTCGAGGACGTCCTCGGCGTCGTCCTGTTCCGCCGCACCTCCAAGGGCCTCGAACTCACGCCCGAGGGTGAGGCCGGCCTCGACCCCTTGCGCGAAGGGTTCATGCGGTTCGAGGAGAGCGTCGCCGCGATGCAGGCGGGCCAGGCCTCCGACCGTTACACCATCGCCGTCCCGCGCGAGTTCTACGCCGAGTGGCTCGCCCCCCGCCTCGCCAAGTTCCAGGCGGGCACCCCCGGCGTCCAGTACATCCTCGCGCCCGACGAGCACGCCGACTTCACCGAGGCCAACCTCGACCTCGCGATCCGGCTGGTCGACGGGCCGGGCGAGCTCCAGGGCGTGCAACTCGCCCCCGCCATGCGCGTCACCGTCGCCGCGCCCGAGTACCGTGAGGCGTGGATCGACTGGCCGGGCATGACGCTGCCCGATGGCATCAAACCCTGCATCCGCGCCGGCTCCCCCGGACAGGCGCTCGCCTCGGCGCTGGCGGGGATGGGGCGCACGATCCTCCCCCTCGCACTGGCCGAGCGCGCCATCGCCAGCGGCACCCTCACCGCCCTGACCGAGCCCGAGCCCGGCACCCGCGCCTACTGGCTGCTCGCCCCCCCGCCGCAATGGCGATCCAAGAAGGTGCGCGCGCTGGTCGGGTATCTGGCCGCCGACTGA
- the rpsG gene encoding 30S ribosomal protein S7 → MSRRRRPEKRVILPDPQYGDQILSKFMNNLMYDGKKAVAEGIVYNALQTVEAKAKADPIQLFHDALNNVKPQVEVRSRRVGGATYQVPVEVRPERAQALAIRWLITAARGRPETTMAARLSGELLDAANNRGNAVKKREDTHRMADANRAFSHYRW, encoded by the coding sequence ATGTCACGTCGTCGTCGTCCCGAAAAGCGGGTCATCCTGCCCGATCCCCAGTATGGTGATCAGATCCTGTCCAAGTTCATGAACAACCTGATGTATGATGGTAAGAAGGCCGTCGCTGAAGGTATCGTGTACAACGCGCTCCAGACTGTCGAGGCCAAGGCCAAGGCGGACCCGATCCAGCTGTTCCATGATGCGCTGAACAATGTGAAGCCGCAGGTCGAAGTGCGCAGCCGCCGTGTTGGTGGTGCGACGTACCAGGTGCCGGTGGAAGTTCGCCCTGAGCGTGCTCAGGCGCTGGCGATCCGTTGGTTGATCACCGCCGCGCGCGGTCGTCCGGAAACCACCATGGCAGCGCGTCTGTCGGGTGAGCTGCTGGATGCGGCCAACAACCGCGGCAACGCGGTGAAGAAGCGCGAAGACACGCACCGCATGGCGGATGCGAACCGCGCCTTCTCGCATTACCGCTGGTAA
- the rpsL gene encoding 30S ribosomal protein S12, with the protein MPTINQLVRKGRVPQKAKSKVPAMEQNPQKRGVCTRVYTTTPKKPNSALRKVAKVRLTNQREVISYIPGEGHNLQEHSVVLIRGGRVRDLPGVRYHVLRGVLDTQGVKDRRKSRSKYGAKRPK; encoded by the coding sequence ATGCCGACAATCAACCAGCTGGTCCGCAAGGGCCGCGTTCCGCAGAAGGCCAAGTCCAAGGTCCCTGCGATGGAGCAGAACCCGCAGAAGCGCGGCGTTTGCACCCGCGTCTATACGACGACCCCGAAGAAGCCGAACTCGGCGCTGCGCAAGGTGGCCAAGGTTCGCCTGACCAACCAGCGCGAAGTCATCAGCTACATCCCCGGTGAAGGCCACAACCTGCAGGAGCACTCGGTTGTGCTGATCCGCGGCGGGCGTGTGCGCGATCTTCCCGGCGTGCGTTATCACGTCCTGCGCGGCGTGCTCGACACCCAGGGTGTGAAGGACCGCCGCAAGAGCCGCTCGAAGTACGGCGCCAAGCGTCCGAAGTGA
- the rplC gene encoding 50S ribosomal protein L3, whose translation MRTGVIAKKVGMTRLFQEDGRHVPVTVLALEDCQVVSHRTEDRDGYFAVQLGAGEAKQKNVAKPQREHFAKADVGLKKRVAEFRVENADGLVPVGSTISAEHFIAGQMVDITGHTQGKGFAGAMKRWGFGGMRATHGVSISHRAHGSTGNRQDPGRVFKGKKMAGHMGDRQRTQQNLEIVRTDAERGLLFVKGSVPGAKNGWLLVRDSVKLPLPEGVPFPGAVLSKHAPLADETPSVVEAAAEDVVVTEAVETDAPATEENKEG comes from the coding sequence ATGCGCACCGGCGTTATCGCAAAGAAAGTCGGGATGACCCGCCTCTTCCAGGAGGACGGACGGCACGTGCCTGTGACCGTTCTCGCGCTGGAAGATTGCCAGGTGGTTTCGCACCGCACCGAAGACCGTGATGGCTACTTTGCCGTCCAGCTCGGCGCAGGCGAAGCCAAGCAGAAGAACGTTGCCAAGCCGCAGCGTGAACATTTCGCCAAGGCCGATGTCGGCCTGAAGAAGCGCGTCGCTGAATTCCGCGTCGAAAACGCCGATGGCCTCGTGCCGGTCGGTTCGACCATCAGTGCCGAGCATTTCATCGCTGGTCAGATGGTCGACATCACCGGCCACACGCAGGGCAAGGGCTTTGCCGGCGCCATGAAGCGTTGGGGCTTCGGCGGTATGCGCGCCACCCACGGTGTGTCGATCTCGCACCGTGCCCACGGTTCGACGGGTAACCGTCAGGATCCGGGCCGCGTGTTCAAGGGCAAGAAGATGGCCGGCCACATGGGCGACCGTCAGCGCACCCAGCAGAACCTCGAAATCGTCCGCACGGATGCCGAGCGCGGTCTCCTCTTCGTCAAGGGCTCGGTCCCGGGCGCGAAGAACGGCTGGCTGCTCGTTCGTGACTCGGTGAAGCTTCCGCTTCCCGAAGGCGTTCCGTTCCCCGGCGCTGTGCTCTCGAAGCACGCTCCGCTGGCTGACGAGACCCCCTCGGTTGTCGAAGCTGCCGCCGAAGACGTGGTCGTGACCGAAGCCGTCGAAACCGACGCTCCGGCCACCGAAGAAAACAAGGAAGGCTGA
- the rpsJ gene encoding 30S ribosomal protein S10: protein MEAQNIRIRLKAFDHRVLDQATGEIADTARRTGALIRGPIPLPTRIEKFTVNRGPHVDKKSREQFEVRTYKRLLDIVQPNAQTVDALMKLDLAAGVNVEIKLA from the coding sequence ATGGAAGCTCAGAATATCCGTATTCGCCTCAAGGCGTTTGATCACCGCGTTCTCGACCAGGCAACTGGTGAGATCGCCGATACGGCCCGCCGCACTGGCGCTCTTATTCGTGGCCCCATTCCCCTGCCGACGCGTATCGAGAAGTTTACCGTGAACCGCGGTCCGCACGTCGACAAAAAGTCGCGCGAGCAGTTCGAAGTTCGCACCTACAAGCGGTTGCTCGATATCGTGCAGCCCAACGCCCAGACCGTCGACGCGCTGATGAAGCTCGATCTGGCAGCTGGCGTAAACGTCGAGATCAAGCTGGCCTAA
- a CDS encoding 50S ribosomal protein L23: protein MAKKQTVDARHYDVILAPHITEKSTLASEHNAVVFKVAGSATKPQIKEAIEAIYDKKVVSVNTLIMKGKTKRWKGKPYTRSDVKKAIVTLAEGEMIDITSGI from the coding sequence ATGGCTAAGAAGCAAACCGTCGATGCGCGTCATTACGACGTGATCCTCGCGCCCCACATCACCGAAAAGTCGACACTGGCTTCGGAACACAATGCTGTGGTCTTCAAGGTTGCTGGAAGCGCGACCAAGCCGCAGATCAAGGAAGCCATCGAAGCGATCTACGACAAGAAGGTCGTTTCGGTGAACACCCTGATCATGAAGGGCAAGACCAAGCGTTGGAAGGGCAAGCCCTACACGCGTTCCGATGTGAAGAAGGCCATTGTCACCCTCGCCGAGGGTGAAATGATCGACATCACCAGCGGTATCTGA
- the apaG gene encoding Co2+/Mg2+ efflux protein ApaG, producing MKEFFQHAATTDGVTVRVAVNYLPEQSHPEAGKWFWVYHIRIENASHEPMRLRTRHWRITDGRGMVNHVDGEGVVGEQPLLTPGQSHDYVSGCPLTTPFGSMEGFYTFERADGSPTEVRIPFFPLAAPETAEGRTPR from the coding sequence ATGAAAGAGTTTTTCCAGCACGCCGCCACGACCGATGGGGTCACTGTCCGGGTAGCCGTCAACTACCTGCCGGAACAGTCGCATCCGGAGGCGGGTAAGTGGTTCTGGGTCTACCACATCCGCATCGAGAACGCCTCGCACGAGCCTATGCGCCTGCGGACCCGGCACTGGCGCATCACCGATGGGCGCGGGATGGTGAACCATGTCGATGGCGAAGGCGTGGTGGGCGAACAGCCGCTGCTCACGCCGGGGCAGAGCCACGACTACGTCTCGGGCTGCCCGCTGACGACGCCGTTCGGCTCGATGGAGGGGTTCTACACCTTCGAACGCGCCGATGGCTCGCCCACCGAAGTGCGCATCCCGTTCTTCCCGCTCGCCGCGCCGGAGACGGCTGAGGGCCGCACGCCCCGTTGA
- the fusA gene encoding elongation factor G, translated as MARSHPIDRYRNIGIMAHIDAGKTTTTERILFYTGKSYKIGEVHDGAATMDWMEQEQERGITITSAATTCFWSVADGPEHRINIIDTPGHVDFTIEVERSLRVLDGAVACFDGVAGVEPQSETVWRQADKYGVPRMCFINKLDRTGANFKYCVQSIIDRLGARPAVLYIPIGLEADLKGLVDLVHNRAIIWKDEALGAEFFYEEIPADLADEAAVYRSELIELAVEQDDDAMEAYLEGNEPDTATLKALIRKGTLNQSFVPVCCGSAFKNKGVQPLLDAVVDYLPSPLDIPDVQGVKMDSDEADSRPATDEAPFSALAFKVMNDPFVGSLTFIRIYSGTLGKGTYLNSVKDKKEKVGRMLEMHANERKDVDEAFAGDIIALAGMKETTTGDTLCSEKAPIVLERMEFPEPVIELSVEPKTKADQEKMGIALNRLSAEDPSFRVSTDQESGQTIIKGMGELHLDIIVDRMRREFKVEANVGAPQVAYREYLAREVDVDYTHKKQSGGSGQFGRVKVTVIPGERGQGVIFEDVIKGGNIPREYIPAIEKGFREQAASGHLVGFPIIDFSIKLTDGAYHDVDSSAIAFEIAARGAMREVAQKAGIKLLEPIMKVEVITPDEYLGDVIGDLNSRRGQIQGTDTRGNAQAVEAFVPLANMFGYVNELRSFTQGRANYSMQFSHYDEVPANVAAEVKEKLA; from the coding sequence ATGGCACGCAGCCATCCGATCGACCGCTACCGCAATATCGGCATTATGGCGCATATCGACGCCGGCAAGACCACAACGACCGAGCGGATCCTGTTCTACACCGGCAAGTCCTACAAGATCGGCGAAGTGCACGATGGCGCGGCGACGATGGACTGGATGGAGCAGGAGCAGGAGCGCGGGATCACGATCACCTCGGCCGCCACGACCTGCTTCTGGTCGGTCGCCGATGGTCCGGAACACCGCATCAACATCATCGACACTCCGGGACACGTGGACTTCACGATTGAAGTCGAACGTTCGCTGCGCGTGCTCGACGGCGCCGTGGCCTGCTTTGACGGCGTGGCCGGGGTTGAGCCCCAGTCCGAGACTGTTTGGCGTCAGGCCGACAAGTACGGCGTGCCGCGGATGTGCTTCATCAACAAGCTCGATCGCACCGGCGCCAACTTCAAGTATTGCGTCCAGTCGATCATTGATCGTCTGGGTGCGCGCCCCGCGGTCCTTTACATTCCCATCGGTCTCGAAGCCGATCTGAAGGGTCTCGTTGACCTCGTGCACAACCGCGCAATCATCTGGAAGGACGAAGCGCTGGGCGCTGAATTCTTCTATGAAGAGATCCCGGCCGATCTGGCTGACGAAGCTGCGGTCTATCGCAGCGAACTGATCGAACTCGCCGTCGAACAGGACGACGATGCGATGGAAGCCTATCTCGAAGGCAACGAGCCTGACACGGCGACGCTGAAGGCGCTGATCCGCAAGGGCACGCTCAACCAGTCGTTCGTGCCGGTATGCTGCGGCTCGGCGTTCAAGAACAAGGGCGTTCAGCCCCTGCTTGACGCTGTGGTTGATTACCTGCCGTCGCCGCTCGACATTCCTGACGTCCAGGGCGTCAAGATGGACAGCGACGAAGCGGACAGCCGCCCCGCGACTGACGAAGCGCCGTTCAGCGCGCTCGCGTTCAAGGTGATGAACGATCCGTTCGTCGGCAGCCTGACCTTCATCCGCATCTATTCGGGCACGCTCGGCAAGGGCACCTATCTGAACTCGGTGAAGGACAAGAAGGAAAAGGTCGGTCGTATGCTGGAAATGCATGCGAACGAGCGCAAGGACGTGGACGAAGCCTTTGCGGGCGACATCATCGCGCTTGCCGGGATGAAGGAAACCACCACCGGTGACACGCTGTGCTCGGAAAAGGCGCCGATCGTGCTCGAACGGATGGAATTCCCCGAGCCGGTGATCGAGCTTTCGGTGGAGCCCAAGACCAAGGCTGACCAGGAAAAGATGGGCATCGCGCTCAATCGCCTGTCGGCTGAAGATCCCTCGTTCCGCGTTTCGACCGATCAGGAAAGCGGCCAGACCATCATCAAGGGCATGGGCGAATTGCACCTCGACATCATCGTCGATCGCATGCGCCGCGAATTCAAGGTTGAGGCCAATGTCGGTGCGCCGCAGGTGGCTTATCGTGAATACCTCGCCCGCGAAGTTGACGTGGATTACACCCACAAGAAGCAGTCGGGCGGCTCGGGCCAGTTCGGCCGCGTCAAGGTCACGGTCATCCCCGGTGAACGCGGCCAGGGCGTGATCTTCGAAGACGTGATCAAGGGCGGGAACATCCCGCGCGAATACATCCCGGCGATCGAAAAGGGCTTCCGCGAACAGGCTGCCAGCGGGCACCTGGTGGGCTTCCCGATCATCGATTTCAGCATCAAGCTGACCGATGGTGCGTACCACGACGTCGACTCGAGCGCGATCGCGTTCGAAATCGCCGCACGCGGTGCCATGCGTGAAGTCGCTCAGAAGGCCGGGATCAAGCTGCTTGAGCCGATCATGAAGGTTGAAGTCATCACACCGGATGAATATCTCGGTGACGTGATTGGCGACCTCAACTCGCGGCGCGGGCAGATCCAGGGCACTGACACCCGCGGCAATGCCCAGGCGGTCGAGGCCTTCGTGCCGCTCGCCAACATGTTCGGCTACGTCAATGAACTGCGCTCGTTCACGCAAGGACGCGCGAACTACTCAATGCAATTCTCGCACTATGACGAGGTTCCGGCCAACGTCGCAGCCGAGGTCAAGGAGAAACTTGCCTAA